A stretch of Coccidioides posadasii str. Silveira chromosome 2, complete sequence DNA encodes these proteins:
- the ERG25 gene encoding C-4 sterol methyl oxidase (EggNog:ENOG410PGFD~COG:I~BUSCO:10939at33183), which produces MNSTTLLSPPPTSYWGQFEEISKYNTHLNVAERLWAAWYAYMQNDVLATGIMSFVMHEVVYFGRSLPWIIIDRIKYFNRWKIQHNKIPTIQEQWNCAKLVLLSHFTVELPQIWLFHPMAQYFGLATGVPFPSIWKMMYQIAIFFVLEDTWHYFSHRAFHWGPLYKSVHKIHHQYSAPFGLAAEYASPIEVMALGFGTVGCPILWCAFTGDLHILTMYIWIVLRLFQAIDAHSGYEFPWSLHHFLPFWAGADHHDLHHEKFVGNYSSSFRWWDYLLDTEYSPEAVQRRREKSKVAKKTE; this is translated from the exons AT GAACTCGACCACCCTTCTCTCGCCGCCTCCCACCTCCTATTGGGGCCAGTTCGAGGAGATCTCGAAGTACAACACTCATCTGAACGTCGCTGAACGACTATGGGCGGCGTGGTACGCCTATATGCAGAATGATGTCCTTGCGACAGGCATCATGTCCTTCGTCATGCACGAGGTCGTCTACTTCGGCCGATCGCTACCTTGGATCATCATCGACAGAATAAAATATTTCAACCGCTGGAAGATTCAGCAC AACAAAATCCCAACAATCCAGGAACAATGGAACTGTGCGAAATTAGTCCTCCTCAGTCATTTTACTGTCGAGTTGCCTCAGATTTG GCTCTTCCACCCGATGGCTCAATATTTCGGTCTTGCAACCGGTGTTCCGTTTCCCTCGATCTGGAAGATGATGTATCAGATTGCTATATTCTTTGTGCTCGAAGATACATGGCATTATTTCTCTCACCGTGCCTTCCACTGGGGTCCACTCTACAAATCCGTGCACAAGATCCATCACCAGTACTCTGCCCCATTCGGACTTGCCGCTGAATACGCTTCTCCTATCGAAGTCATGGCTCTCGGATTTGGCACTGTCGGATGCCCGATCTTGTGGTGTGCATTCACCGGCGACCTCCACATCCTAACTATGTACATCTGGATCGTCCTTCGATTGTTCCAAGCCATTGACGCGCACAGCGGTTACGAGTTCCCATGGAGCTTGCATCACTTCCTCCCTTTCTGGGCGGGCGCTGACCATCATGACCTTCATCACGAAAAGTTCGTCGGAAACTACTCCAGCAGCTTCAGATGGTGGGACTACCTCCTTGATACCGAATATAGCCCCGAAGCTGTCCAGCGCCGGAGAGAGAAGTCAAAGGTCGCGAAAAAGACCGAGTGA
- a CDS encoding uncharacterized protein (EggNog:ENOG410PS6E~COG:K~BUSCO:16021at33183) has translation MAVVRMTSTRLLLRPHIFPKPTASPFRNRPLSTVNVKQSRPMSLAPSSGPSSNPRIQYSEGCDPSVAQPELEALLSKEAGRWELCQDAQGIKREYRFKSFKKAWAFMAAVAEQCSVEKHHPEWTNVYNRVSITWTTHRPRGLSLKDLRMARFCDEQASLHEEIVVPPPFPEQSQ, from the exons ATGGCCGTGGTACGGATGACATCCACTCGCCTGTTGCTGCGTCCTCACATCTTCCCAAAGCCGACGGCCAGCCCATTCAGAAATCGCCCCTTGTCAACTGTCAACGTCAAGCAATCAAGGCCAATGTCGTTGGCTCCATCTTCCGGGCCATCTTCAAATCCCCGCATCCAATATTCAGAAGGATGCGACCCGTCCGTCGCCCAGCCGGAGCTCGAGGCATTGCTCAGCAAAGAAGCAGGCAGATGGGAACTATGCCAAGATGCTCAAGGCATTAAGAGGGAATACAGGTTCAAATCATTTAAAAAGGCCTGG GCCTTCATGGCGGCTGTCGCGGAACAATGCAGTGTCGAAAAACACCATCCTGAATGGACCAAC GTATATAACCGGGTTTCAATTACCTGGACCACCCACCGTCCACGCGGGCTTAGCCTCAAAGACCTGAGAATGGCCAGGTTCTGCGACGAGCAAGCATCCTTGCATGAGGAGATAGTGGTCCCTCCTCCGTTCCCCGAGCAGTCACAGTGA
- the AFG2 gene encoding AAA+-type ATPase (EggNog:ENOG410PFJF~COG:O~BUSCO:2364at33183), giving the protein MAEGPKFTVRPVARQPRNDSKDAFRIFMSPASLLQVHCIVGEPCQLRLDGGPPKTAIAWSAPERIHDNVVQTSKLLQTLYRFKLGDKVTVTRAEDSLRDIGVVRLEECSDPAATSTCVKLDEKDQPYWEWALEHPLSKCEILAVDMVFECELKKCRRTFKVVEIDPGRERSANTIARFTSESKVKIGSVNSVPTPKSGLEVDSSGLGGLGPQIKQINERLRDFTAEAQKIDMPSFFKNSGGILIYGSKGTGKTSLLAKIEAAGWRNVFTVKSSIIGRSTVDGEAKLRKIFAEALKSQPSLIAIDQLDFLAPRRGSNDAMSMASVLCENLDSLQNNHVLVVACTRHPNDVDDTLRTPHRLGIEIELPVPTGNDRAEILRALRGSADQPCDDLLAKIAAQTHGYVGADLFSLLQLSCRKAQTRQLSQSVKEEAGLDQNQAPAENPEPEEPSRIPLEIREEDVALALQETRPTAMREVFLETPAVRWKDIGGQRDIKRYLQKAVERPLRHPERMKRFNVSGKKGVLLYGPPGCSKTLTVKALATEAGLNFLAVKGAEILSMYVGESERALREIFRKARAARPSIIFFDEIDAIAGRRGPGSQSGINVLTTLLNEMDGIEELKNVLVVAATNKPETLDPALMRPGRLDNILYVGLPDMEARKEILDIWFSKSEVHDEVDPIALASRTEGYSGAELVNVCETAADAALDEEEELGEEGKIKWEHFEKALGQVPKQISPAVIREYDRWSKEFGNR; this is encoded by the exons ATGGCAGAAGGGCCCAAATTCACAGTCCGCCCAGTGGCACGCCAGCCAAGGAACGACTCCAAGGATGCATTCCGGATTTTTATGTCCCCAGCATCCCTTCTCCAGGTCCACTGCATAGTAGGGGAACCATGTCAACTGCGGCTCGATGGAGGTCCACCCAAGACCGCAATTGCCTGGTCCGCCCCTGAAAGGATACACGACAATGTCGTCCAGACATCAAAACTCCTGCAGACGCTATACAGATTCAAACTCGGTGATAAGGTGACCGTCACCAGAGCCGAGGACTCGTTGAGGGACATAGGCGTCGTTCGTCTGGAAGAGTGCAGTGATCCGGCGGCGACTTCGACATGTGTAAAGCTGGACGAAAAAGATCAGCCGTACTGGGAATGGGCCCTGGAGCATCCTCTTTCCAAGTGTGAGATCCTGGCCGTAGATATGGTTTTTGAATGCGAGCTTAAAAAGTGCCGGAGGACCTTCAAAGTCGTGGAGATTGATCCTGGAAGGGAGCGGAGTGCAAACACCATTGCCCGTTTCACTTCAGAATCGAAAGTGAAGATTGGATCCGTGAATTCTGTACCTACGCCGAAGTCTGGACTTGAGGTCGATTCGTCTGGTTTGGGCGGACTCGGTCCACAGATCAAACAGATCAACGAGAGACTGAGAGATTTTACGGCGGAGGCACAAAAGATTGATATGCcatctttttttaaaaataGCGGCGGGATCCTCATTTACGGTTCGAAGGGAACCGGGAAGACTTCGCTGTTAGCTAAAATTGAAGCCGCCGGATGGAGAAACGTCTTTACCGTGAAAAGCTCCATAATCGGCCGATCAACGGTGGACGGGGAAGCTAAACTTCGGAAAATATTCGCTGAGGCACTCAAATCTCAGCCCAGCCTCATTGCTATAGACCAGCTGGACTTCCTTGCGCCAAGACGTGGTTCGAACGATGCTATGTCCATGGCATCCGTGCTGTGTGAAAACCTGGATTCACTTCAGAATAATCATGTCCTTGTGGTTGCATGCACCAGACATCCGAATGACGTGGATGACACCTTAAGAACTCCACATCGTTTAGGAATTGAAATTGAATTACCAGTACCAACCGGAAATGATCGAGCCGAGATCCTTAGGGCGCTGCGAGGATCGGCTGATCAGCCTTGTGATGATCTCCTGGCAAAAATAGCCGCTCAGACACATGGCTACGTTGGTGCGGATCTGTTTTCATTGCTGCAGCTTTCGTGTAGGAAAGCCCAGACGCGTCAGCTTTCCCAATCCGTCAAGGAAGAGGCAGGGCTAGATCAAAACCAGGCTCCGGCTGAGAATCCGGAGCCGGAGGAACCATCGAGGATTCCACTTGAGATACGGGAGGAAGATGTAGCGTTGGCATTACAAGAAACTCGGCCAACGGCCATGAGGGAAGTATTCTTGGAGACGCCTGCAGTGAGGTGGAAAGACATTGGCGGGCAGCGAGATATCAAGAGATATCTCCAGAAGGCTGTAGAACGGCCTCTGAGG CATCCCGAGCGAATGAAGCGTTTCAATGTCAGCGGCAAGAAGGGTGTGCTACTATACGGGCCGCCAGGCTGCTCCAAGACACTAACTGTGAAGGCTCTCGCGACCGAGGCCGGATTGAACTTCTTGGCCGTCAAGGGTGCGGAAATCTTGAGTATGTACGTTGGTGAATCCGAGAGGGCACTGAGAGAAATATTTCGAAAGGCTCGAGCCGCCCGACCCAGCATTATCTTTTTCGACGAGATCGACGCCATTGCCGGGCGGCGAGGACCAGGCTCTCAGAGTGGCATTAATGTGCTCACAACTCTACTCAACGAAATGGATGGCATCGAGGAGTTGAAGAACGTCCTCGTTGTGGCAGCGACTAATAAGCCGGAGACTCTAGATCCAGCACTAATGCGACCGGGGAGATTAGATAACATTCTCTATGTTGGCCTGCCTGACATGGAGGCTCGCAAGGAGATACTCGACATCTGGTTCAGTAAATCCGAGGTTCACGACGAGGTTGACCCCATCGCACTGGCATCGCGGACCGAAGGATACTCGGGAGCAGAATTGGTGAATGTTTGTGAGACGGCGGCAGATGCTGCGctggatgaagaagaggagcttGGTGAAGAGGGCAAGATAAAATGGGAGCATTTTGAGAAAGCGCTTGGACAGGTTCCGAAACAGATATCCCCGGCGGTAATCAGGGAGTACGATAGATGGAGCAAGGAGTTTGGGAATAGATAG
- a CDS encoding uncharacterized protein (EggNog:ENOG410PRD5~COG:A): protein MPTRRSISRSISPSRSRSPPPRDRSRSVSSGRSRSVSPRRSPSPRARSRSRSRSRTPRLRTRSLTPRSRSPSPRRNGRGRGRSLSRTDSGSPYSSRTPSRDRHGGRYRDRSYSRSPSPPRRSTKIVVEKLTKNVNEDHLREIFGAYGDIQSIDLPMNRQFMTNRGTAYICYYDAADAESAIAHMHEGQLDGAVLSVSIVLPRRTFSRSPPPARISTRPEPRRPVYPAPSRYRSPPRRRFRAPRGMDRHDLYRPRSVSRSRSRTRSPPPPARSPLYSSRSPTPPRRRGRRDSYDSPRRTRRGSSYDSLSNRSRSPSRSRYSRR from the exons ATGCCGACGCGACGCTCTATTTCTCGCTCTATCTCGCCCTCGCGCAGCCGCTCCCCTCCTCCTCGAGACCGCTCTAGATCTGTCTCCTCTGGCCGCTCCCGATCAGTTTCACCGCGTCGTTCACCATCTCCTCGCGCACGCTCGCGCTCGCGCTCACGCTCTAGAACTCCCCGGTTGCGAACGAGATCGTTGACACCTCGGTCTCGAAGCCCCAGCCCCAGGCGCAATGGACGTGGAAGAGGCAGATCGCTATCAAGAACAGACAGCGGAAGCCCGTACTCGTCCCGAACCCCGAGCAGAGATAGACATGGAGGAAGATATCGCGATAGGAGCTATTCACGAAGCCCAAGTCCGCCAAGACGGAGCACAAAG ATTGTCGTTGAGAAATTGACCAAGAACGTGAATGAGGATCACCTTCGTGAAATATTCGGTGCCTATGGTGACATTCAGAGCATTGACTTACCAATGAATCGCCAAT TTATGACAAACCGCGGGACAGCGTATATATGCTATTACGATGCCGCTGATGCCGAGTCAGCAATCGCCCACATGCACGAAGGCCAACTAGACGGCGCCGTCCTCAGTGTTTCCATCGTTCTTCCCCGCCGCACATTCTCCCGCTCACCACCTCCAGCACGGATATCCACGCGCCCCGAACCTCGACGACCGGTATACCCAGCACCTTCACGGTATCGATCTCCTCCACGTAGGCGATTCAGAGCGCCGCGAGGCATGGACAGACATGATTTGTATCGGCCAAGGTCTGTATCGAGGTCGAGATCGCGTACAAGGtcgccaccaccaccggcTAGATCTCCGTTATATTCATCACGATCACCGACTCCACCGCGAAGAAGAGGTAGAAGAGACAGCTATGATTCGCCTAGGCGAACAAGACGGGGTTCAAGTTACGATAGCCTGAGCAACAGGAGTCGAAGCCCAAGTCGCTCAAGATACAGCCGGAGATGA